One genomic segment of Nocardia spumae includes these proteins:
- a CDS encoding ATP-binding protein, protein MIEPRIPQFVGRGGELRRITELLAPGGPRLITLLGPGGIGKTSLATEALRRYQRPGRDRVLWVRLARLETGSDVEAIVEEIVRTVAPTDLTGRRAEECLVDAFIAFESQRPILVLDNCEHVLNAVARLAVELLTLLPEVTVVATSREPIGWTDERLVPVQPLTHDHALELFRRRAELTGRPIPDDPATLDLAARICRHVDNNPLFIRLAAARLRYRPAAELLRDLTGAGSEAWMGWSSGVRAGDEERHRSVGDVIAWSYGLCSAPERLLLDRMSVFAAGFDPGDDEIRCGGVEHSAITAVCADAELPESMIEVTLQRLVERSLVSTRMTTTAVGYFLPESVRVFARTRLRERPDEPEALSESRLLARHRRYFRDKVVAGRAMWYGPDELQWINWARAAWDDVLLAVESSLSDPGEAVIGLEIVTVAMALRVPFLTGTNRAVGGLAERALAVVGDDPELSALRISAKALIGWIAVWQGRFDYTARLLNECAAECLTDPVLQGEWRDYSATDIGLPAEMEFTWGLELFLIHLDLRSIDVLSRAREKFAAAGDRGGRQRSELFTVLAAASLAPPETAEQVVRGHLEDAAKTDAVWAMSWAEFAVLVAASRYGDPEDAVRRGREAVAQHLERGDTWTAGWIIHYSTVALATTLTRRTESGARSADLAAAAREIAYLQGGTAALHRSMGIASDRVPLVIAGSQAARVAATAVLGPQRYAAALRRGTRLRPEDDELQRYFLGRLSISDRDDADPNDVRWQELSPAERDIAILVAAGWTNSAVAMRRGTSVRTVDAQVATIRRKLAAADRSAIIDRIPAELRERVGVESRQPPGRWRKTS, encoded by the coding sequence GTGATCGAGCCCAGGATTCCGCAATTCGTCGGTCGTGGTGGGGAACTGCGGCGGATCACCGAGCTGCTGGCTCCCGGCGGGCCGCGGCTGATCACCCTGCTGGGCCCGGGCGGCATCGGCAAGACCAGCCTGGCGACCGAGGCGCTGCGCCGGTATCAGCGTCCCGGCCGCGACCGGGTGCTGTGGGTCCGGCTGGCGCGCTTGGAAACCGGATCCGATGTCGAGGCGATTGTCGAGGAGATCGTGCGCACCGTCGCGCCGACCGATCTGACCGGTCGCCGTGCCGAGGAATGCCTGGTCGATGCCTTCATCGCTTTCGAATCGCAGCGCCCGATCCTGGTTCTCGACAACTGTGAACACGTCCTGAACGCGGTCGCGCGCCTCGCCGTGGAGCTGCTCACCCTGCTGCCGGAGGTGACGGTCGTGGCGACCAGCCGGGAGCCGATCGGCTGGACCGACGAACGGCTGGTGCCGGTACAGCCGCTCACCCACGACCATGCGCTGGAACTGTTTCGCCGCCGCGCGGAACTGACCGGCCGCCCGATACCCGACGATCCGGCGACGCTCGACCTCGCCGCCCGCATCTGCCGGCATGTGGACAACAATCCGCTGTTCATCCGGCTCGCGGCGGCCAGATTGCGCTATCGGCCCGCGGCCGAGCTGCTGCGCGATCTCACCGGCGCGGGATCCGAGGCGTGGATGGGCTGGTCGTCGGGTGTGCGCGCGGGGGACGAGGAACGTCATCGCAGCGTCGGTGATGTCATCGCGTGGTCCTACGGATTGTGTAGCGCCCCCGAACGCCTCCTGCTCGATCGGATGTCGGTCTTCGCGGCCGGATTCGACCCCGGCGATGACGAGATCCGGTGCGGCGGTGTCGAACACAGTGCGATCACCGCGGTCTGCGCCGATGCCGAGCTACCGGAATCGATGATCGAGGTCACCCTGCAGCGGCTGGTCGAACGGTCATTGGTCTCGACTCGGATGACGACCACCGCGGTGGGCTACTTCCTGCCCGAGAGCGTGCGGGTCTTCGCCCGCACCCGGCTGCGGGAACGGCCCGACGAACCGGAGGCGCTGTCGGAATCCCGGTTGCTCGCCCGCCATCGCCGGTACTTCCGCGACAAGGTCGTCGCGGGCCGGGCCATGTGGTACGGCCCGGACGAACTGCAGTGGATCAACTGGGCCCGTGCGGCCTGGGACGATGTGCTGCTCGCCGTGGAGAGCAGCCTCTCCGATCCGGGCGAGGCGGTGATCGGACTCGAGATCGTCACGGTGGCCATGGCGTTGCGGGTCCCGTTCCTCACCGGCACCAACCGGGCGGTCGGCGGTCTGGCCGAACGCGCGCTGGCCGTGGTCGGTGACGATCCGGAACTGTCGGCGTTGCGGATCTCGGCCAAGGCGCTGATCGGCTGGATCGCGGTGTGGCAGGGACGTTTCGACTACACCGCTCGCCTGCTGAACGAATGTGCCGCGGAATGCCTGACCGATCCGGTGCTCCAGGGCGAATGGCGAGACTACAGCGCCACCGATATCGGCTTGCCGGCCGAGATGGAGTTCACCTGGGGCCTGGAACTGTTCCTGATCCATCTGGATCTGCGGTCGATCGACGTGTTGTCTCGCGCCCGGGAAAAATTCGCGGCGGCCGGTGACCGCGGCGGCAGGCAGCGCAGCGAGCTGTTCACCGTGCTCGCCGCGGCCAGTCTGGCACCGCCGGAGACAGCCGAACAGGTGGTGCGCGGCCACCTCGAGGACGCCGCGAAGACCGATGCGGTGTGGGCGATGTCCTGGGCCGAGTTCGCGGTGCTGGTCGCGGCCAGCCGCTACGGCGACCCCGAGGATGCGGTGCGCCGCGGGCGCGAAGCGGTGGCGCAACATCTCGAGCGCGGCGATACCTGGACCGCGGGCTGGATCATCCACTACAGCACGGTCGCGCTGGCCACGACGCTGACGCGCCGGACCGAATCCGGCGCTCGCAGCGCGGATCTCGCCGCCGCCGCGCGCGAGATCGCGTATCTGCAGGGTGGCACCGCCGCACTCCATCGTTCGATGGGGATCGCCTCGGACCGGGTGCCGCTGGTGATCGCGGGATCGCAAGCGGCCCGGGTGGCGGCCACGGCGGTCCTGGGTCCGCAGCGCTATGCCGCGGCGCTACGCCGCGGCACCCGGTTGCGGCCCGAGGATGACGAATTGCAGCGGTACTTCCTGGGCCGGCTGTCCATCTCGGACCGAGACGACGCCGATCCGAACGACGTACGGTGGCAGGAACTCTCGCCCGCGGAACGCGATATCGCGATCCTGGTGGCCGCGGGCTGGACCAACAGCGCGGTCGCGATGCGACGCGGCACCTCGGTGCGCACGGTCGACGCCCAGGTCGCCACGATCCGCCGGAAACTGGCCGCCGCGGACCGGTCGGCGATCATCGACCGGATTCCCGCCGAACTGCGCGAACGGGTCGGGGTCGAATCGCGGCAGCCGCCGGGACGGTGGCGCAAGACCTCCTGA
- a CDS encoding LuxR C-terminal-related transcriptional regulator: MFELSRPGVLPATSSEFVGRRAQRQRIAALIGRGARLITLLGPGGIGKSRLAIETLRRDVDLPARWLALADLDAATMTAALRSCAVRPGETPHVLVLDTCDQVLATLAPELADLLEADPELTVVATSREPIGWIDEHLVPVPPLDPLDALRLLRIRIELSGRPIESNGVAAGTLARICRHLDHNPLFLRMAAARLQHHPPTGVLQEVSGDAYDRRLWWSDGARVGVETRHRKIGASIAWSADRCTAAERLLLQRLSVFPAGSDDDGAGVDRETIVAVCADDHLPAAGIESTLDRLVERSLVSVRLTSVSARWFLTECVRIFARAELHRRDPHEANRLAARYRGLRTQDVRRGDGPATQQRGCRTVAAPPVRTPAPHSQPESELWHTLSRAEREVAVLAAAGWPNSAIAERRRSSVRTVDAQVAMVRQKLHISSRTDIASHLPTEAAERMRREAAAGARRETARS, encoded by the coding sequence ATGTTCGAGCTATCGCGTCCCGGTGTGCTGCCCGCCACCAGCAGTGAGTTCGTCGGCAGGCGGGCGCAGCGGCAGCGGATCGCGGCCCTGATCGGCCGCGGCGCTCGATTGATCACCCTGCTCGGCCCGGGCGGCATCGGTAAGTCTCGACTGGCGATCGAGACCCTGCGGCGCGATGTCGACCTGCCGGCCCGCTGGCTGGCACTGGCCGATCTCGACGCCGCGACGATGACCGCCGCCTTGCGATCCTGCGCGGTGCGCCCCGGCGAGACCCCACACGTACTGGTTCTCGACACCTGCGACCAGGTGCTGGCCACCCTCGCCCCGGAGCTCGCGGATCTGCTCGAGGCCGATCCCGAACTCACCGTGGTCGCCACCAGCCGGGAGCCGATCGGCTGGATCGACGAACATCTCGTCCCGGTGCCACCGCTGGATCCGCTGGATGCGTTGCGGCTGCTGCGAATCCGGATCGAGCTGTCCGGACGGCCGATCGAGTCGAATGGCGTCGCGGCCGGAACGCTCGCCCGGATCTGCCGCCACCTCGATCACAACCCGCTGTTCCTGCGCATGGCCGCGGCTCGCCTGCAACACCACCCGCCGACCGGTGTGCTGCAGGAGGTGAGCGGGGATGCCTACGATCGCCGGCTGTGGTGGTCCGACGGCGCCCGGGTGGGGGTCGAAACCCGGCATCGCAAGATCGGCGCCTCGATCGCTTGGTCGGCGGACCGCTGTACCGCGGCCGAACGGCTACTGCTGCAACGGTTGTCGGTCTTCCCCGCCGGATCCGACGACGACGGCGCCGGAGTCGACCGGGAGACGATCGTCGCGGTCTGCGCGGACGACCATCTCCCGGCGGCGGGAATCGAATCGACACTGGACCGGCTGGTGGAACGCTCGCTGGTATCGGTGCGTCTGACCAGCGTCTCGGCGCGATGGTTCCTGACCGAATGCGTGCGGATCTTCGCGCGGGCGGAGTTGCACCGCCGCGATCCACACGAGGCGAACCGGCTGGCCGCACGGTATCGGGGCCTGCGCACCCAGGACGTCCGTCGTGGCGACGGTCCCGCGACGCAGCAGCGCGGTTGCCGCACCGTCGCCGCGCCGCCGGTCCGCACCCCGGCGCCACATTCACAGCCCGAATCCGAACTCTGGCACACCCTGTCGCGGGCCGAGCGTGAGGTGGCGGTGCTCGCCGCCGCCGGCTGGCCCAACAGCGCCATCGCCGAACGCCGCCGCAGTTCGGTGCGCACCGTCGATGCCCAGGTGGCGATGGTCCGGCAGAAACTGCACATCAGCTCCCGCACCGATATCGCGAGTCATCTGCCCACCGAAGCGGCCGAGCGGATGCGGCGCGAGGCCGCTGCCGGGGCCCGGCGCGAGACGGCACGGTCGTGA
- a CDS encoding dihydrofolate reductase family protein translates to MAGVTLWMQMSLDGYAEGPDQEIHWPVVDEELCESFLDELRAAEVFVYGRKTFEIMAAFWPYADADPAISPFYVEFARCWKRTPKLVFSHTLRNPGWNTRVIGADPVTEITAMRARSTGPIVVFGGAQTASYFLEHDLVDEYRLFVHPLLLGGGVPLFPKPLDTAGLQLVDIMTFDSAVVQMHYQQAAPVC, encoded by the coding sequence ATGGCAGGCGTGACACTGTGGATGCAGATGTCGCTCGACGGATACGCGGAGGGGCCCGACCAGGAGATCCACTGGCCGGTGGTGGACGAAGAGCTGTGCGAGTCCTTCCTGGACGAACTCCGAGCGGCAGAGGTATTCGTATACGGCCGTAAGACATTCGAGATCATGGCGGCCTTCTGGCCCTATGCCGATGCCGATCCGGCGATATCGCCGTTCTACGTCGAATTCGCGCGCTGCTGGAAGCGCACCCCGAAACTGGTCTTCTCCCACACCCTCCGGAACCCGGGCTGGAACACCCGGGTCATCGGCGCCGATCCGGTCACCGAGATCACCGCGATGCGCGCCCGCTCGACCGGGCCGATCGTGGTCTTCGGCGGCGCCCAGACCGCGTCCTACTTCCTCGAACACGATCTCGTCGACGAGTATCGGCTGTTCGTGCATCCGCTGCTGCTCGGCGGCGGCGTGCCGCTGTTCCCCAAACCGCTCGACACCGCGGGATTGCAGCTGGTCGACATCATGACCTTCGACAGCGCGGTGGTGCAGATGCACTATCAGCAGGCGGCGCCCGTCTGCTGA
- a CDS encoding MerR family transcriptional regulator, translating into MKTGTEYTIDELAREAGTTVRSLRVYHERGVLPPPQVKGRTGFYSADHLNRVRTISRLLDRGIKLNGIKELLNAWDRGDDLGDILGVAEPDVSAAVDTSSDVTIAATDLEERLREVPNGLSRVVALGLYEPVDATTYRAADPELLRAADQLTAAGVPEPEIVGELERLAAECDRIARRFADLFQRTVWTAYQQSEGGPAAVAQLSAGADVVRTVPGRAGAELIGRFVARYLDQDSALAEALADS; encoded by the coding sequence ATGAAGACCGGGACCGAGTACACCATCGACGAGCTCGCGCGTGAGGCAGGTACCACCGTGCGAAGCCTGCGGGTGTACCACGAGCGGGGCGTTCTGCCGCCGCCGCAGGTCAAAGGCCGTACCGGTTTCTACAGCGCCGACCATCTCAATCGGGTGCGCACCATCAGCCGTCTGCTGGACCGCGGGATCAAACTCAACGGCATCAAGGAGCTGCTCAACGCCTGGGATCGCGGTGACGATCTCGGTGACATCCTCGGCGTCGCCGAACCCGACGTATCGGCCGCCGTCGACACGTCGTCGGATGTGACGATCGCGGCGACCGATCTCGAGGAGCGGTTGCGCGAGGTGCCCAACGGGCTGTCCCGGGTGGTCGCGCTCGGGTTGTACGAGCCGGTCGACGCCACCACCTACCGCGCCGCCGATCCGGAGCTGCTGCGCGCGGCCGATCAGCTCACCGCCGCCGGAGTGCCCGAGCCGGAGATCGTCGGTGAACTCGAGCGGCTGGCCGCCGAATGCGATCGGATCGCGCGGCGCTTCGCCGATCTGTTCCAGCGCACGGTGTGGACCGCCTATCAGCAGTCCGAGGGCGGGCCGGCGGCAGTGGCGCAGCTGTCCGCGGGCGCCGATGTGGTGCGGACCGTTCCCGGTCGCGCCGGCGCCGAACTCATCGGGCGGTTCGTGGCCCGTTATCTCGATCAGGACAGCGCGCTGGCCGAGGCGCTCGCCGACTCCTGA
- a CDS encoding DUF1707 SHOCT-like domain-containing protein, with product MDDMADARPSVAERERALQELSQQLGAGRLTLTEFDERSTLATQADTRVELAALFTDLPGLVPEPPATPDAVAAPANPLPSLTVLAGAITVFAVVSAWAAGNWLWLLLIAAAPVAVMVWRARGVA from the coding sequence ATGGACGATATGGCGGACGCGCGCCCCAGCGTCGCCGAGCGAGAGCGCGCACTGCAGGAATTGTCACAACAGCTGGGCGCCGGCAGATTGACGCTGACCGAATTCGACGAGCGCAGCACACTTGCCACCCAGGCAGATACCAGAGTCGAGCTGGCCGCCCTGTTCACCGATCTGCCCGGCCTCGTTCCCGAGCCGCCCGCCACTCCCGATGCCGTCGCCGCGCCCGCCAATCCGCTGCCCTCACTGACCGTTCTCGCCGGCGCGATCACCGTCTTCGCGGTGGTGTCGGCCTGGGCCGCGGGAAACTGGCTGTGGCTGCTGCTGATCGCCGCCGCGCCCGTCGCGGTGATGGTCTGGCGGGCCCGCGGCGTCGCCTGA
- a CDS encoding serine/threonine-protein kinase, with the protein MPERPDTPLPHPWANRRIRRSEVPDPDSHPWATRRNAPAEPSQRLRVAVDTSARHPNGEIAQRPGPTRSEPVDAGPATWPRSREANSGPLTLGTELDMLGADTGSGRSARSRPSPRRLGAGLVEMPRVMSVDPRSAVLDDPEVAEEKRFCWKCDAPVGRAGDTGPGQVAGDCGKCGSPFNFRPILQTGEVVAGQYEVQGCIAHGGLGWIYLAVDRNVSDRWVVLKGLQNPQDFEAHVVALAERQFLSEVAYPGIVKIYNFVKHRCAGRDVADGYIVMEYVGGQSLKRVIDQRAPQRIPVSEAIAYVMEVLPALDYLHSFGLSYNDLKPDNIMVGDDEVKLIDLGAVAAMESFGSIYGTPGFQAPEIIETGPTVASDIYTVGRTLAALVLQLPRDDKGHHLPGIPQPSEHPLLERYPALHRLLCRATDPVPARRFPSTYSMYCQLTGVLRMVLAADTGREHPQASVEFGSMRGDFGVETLIGQTDGIVDGRHRMPTLDARAVVAALPVPLIDGTDPSADLISTLLHGDPRHALDTLRRMRDGIASGVMAETTSFELEGALAAVRAHLDLGDVPAARALLQELATRYDTDWRLPWYGGIADLLDGSFQSAYAGFEAVHTMLPGEIAPALAMAATAELVLQHLELPADPDRWHRAAVEFYRTVWHTNHGVVSAAFGLARRLAADGELLAAVAVLDRVPLSSRHYAAAHMTGGLLLVSRPVAEVTDEDLAAAAERLTALAEEPRALQLQVVVVGAALEWLRAGGMPRRPDATLLGFALTESGLQLGLEASLRALARTAPGRLHRYRLVDLANQVRPRTRW; encoded by the coding sequence ATGCCGGAGCGACCCGATACGCCACTGCCGCATCCCTGGGCGAATCGGCGTATCCGCCGCAGCGAGGTGCCCGACCCCGACTCGCACCCCTGGGCGACCCGGCGCAACGCGCCGGCGGAGCCGTCGCAGCGCCTGCGGGTCGCGGTCGACACGTCCGCGCGGCACCCGAACGGCGAGATCGCGCAGCGCCCCGGGCCGACTCGCTCCGAACCGGTCGACGCGGGGCCCGCTACCTGGCCCCGGTCACGAGAGGCGAATTCCGGCCCCCTGACCCTGGGTACCGAGCTGGATATGCTCGGCGCCGACACCGGATCCGGTCGGAGCGCACGCTCGCGCCCCAGCCCGCGGCGGCTGGGCGCGGGCCTGGTGGAGATGCCCCGGGTGATGTCGGTGGATCCGCGCTCCGCGGTGCTCGACGATCCGGAAGTGGCCGAGGAGAAGCGATTCTGCTGGAAGTGTGACGCGCCGGTCGGCCGGGCCGGTGACACCGGGCCCGGCCAGGTCGCGGGGGACTGCGGAAAATGCGGATCGCCGTTCAATTTCCGGCCCATCCTGCAGACCGGCGAGGTGGTCGCGGGACAGTACGAGGTGCAGGGCTGTATCGCGCACGGCGGGCTGGGCTGGATCTATCTCGCCGTCGACCGCAATGTCAGCGATCGCTGGGTGGTGTTGAAAGGCCTGCAGAATCCGCAGGATTTCGAGGCCCACGTGGTGGCGCTGGCCGAGCGGCAGTTCCTGTCCGAGGTCGCCTATCCCGGCATCGTCAAGATCTACAACTTCGTCAAACACCGGTGTGCGGGACGCGATGTCGCCGACGGCTACATCGTGATGGAGTACGTGGGCGGTCAATCGCTCAAGCGGGTGATCGATCAGCGTGCACCGCAACGAATTCCGGTGTCGGAGGCGATCGCGTATGTGATGGAGGTGCTGCCGGCGCTGGACTATCTGCACTCGTTCGGACTGTCCTACAACGACCTCAAACCCGACAACATCATGGTCGGCGACGACGAGGTGAAGCTCATCGATCTCGGCGCCGTGGCAGCCATGGAGTCGTTCGGAAGTATTTACGGCACACCGGGATTCCAGGCGCCGGAGATCATCGAAACCGGCCCGACGGTCGCTTCCGACATCTATACGGTGGGCCGGACCCTGGCCGCGCTGGTGCTGCAGCTGCCCCGCGACGACAAAGGCCACCATCTCCCGGGTATTCCGCAACCGTCCGAACATCCGCTGCTCGAGCGTTATCCCGCTCTGCACCGGCTGCTGTGCCGCGCCACCGATCCCGTTCCGGCTCGCCGCTTTCCGTCGACCTATTCGATGTACTGCCAGCTGACCGGGGTGCTGCGGATGGTGCTGGCCGCCGACACCGGGCGCGAACATCCTCAGGCGTCGGTCGAATTCGGTTCCATGCGAGGCGATTTCGGTGTCGAGACGCTGATCGGCCAGACCGACGGCATCGTCGACGGCCGGCATCGGATGCCGACCCTGGACGCCCGGGCCGTGGTGGCCGCGCTGCCGGTGCCGCTGATCGACGGCACCGATCCCAGCGCCGACCTGATATCCACACTGCTGCACGGGGATCCGCGGCACGCGCTGGATACGTTGCGGCGCATGCGGGATGGGATCGCATCGGGCGTGATGGCCGAGACCACGTCGTTCGAACTCGAGGGTGCTCTCGCCGCGGTGCGTGCCCATCTGGATCTCGGGGATGTGCCCGCGGCGCGAGCCCTGTTGCAGGAACTGGCGACGCGCTACGACACCGATTGGCGCCTGCCCTGGTACGGCGGGATCGCCGATCTGCTGGACGGATCCTTCCAGTCGGCCTACGCGGGGTTCGAGGCGGTGCACACCATGCTGCCGGGGGAGATCGCGCCGGCGTTGGCGATGGCGGCGACGGCGGAACTGGTCCTGCAGCATCTGGAGCTGCCCGCCGATCCGGATCGCTGGCATCGCGCCGCGGTCGAGTTCTACCGCACGGTGTGGCATACCAACCACGGAGTCGTCAGCGCGGCCTTCGGGCTGGCGCGGCGACTGGCCGCCGACGGTGAACTGCTCGCCGCCGTCGCCGTCCTGGACCGGGTGCCACTGTCGTCCCGGCATTACGCGGCCGCGCATATGACCGGCGGACTGCTGCTGGTATCGCGGCCGGTCGCCGAGGTCACCGACGAGGACCTGGCCGCGGCCGCGGAACGGCTGACCGCGCTGGCGGAGGAACCGCGCGCACTGCAGTTGCAGGTCGTGGTCGTGGGCGCCGCGCTGGAATGGCTGCGTGCGGGCGGTATGCCCCGCCGGCCGGACGCCACCCTACTCGGGTTCGCTCTCACCGAATCCGGGCTGCAGCTGGGCCTGGAGGCCTCACTACGGGCCCTCGCGCGGACGGCGCCGGGCCGGCTGCATCGCTATCGGCTCGTCGATCTGGCCAATCAGGTACGCCCGCGTACGCGGTGGTGA
- a CDS encoding amino acid permease — protein sequence MTTVRPPSEATAPTDALHAEDAGYHKSLRPRQLQMIAIGGAIGTGLFLGAAGRLHDAGPGLFLVYAVCGIFVFFILRALGELVLHRPSSGSFVSYAREFYGEKLAFGVGWMYFFHWCMTGIVDITAIATYVHYWGGTRSIPQWAIALVALAIVVGINLISVKWFGELEFWAALIKVVALVAFLIAGVVILGGRFEVDGQTTGPSLLSAHGGLFPTGLLPLVTVTTGVVFAYAAVELIGTAAGEAENPEKIMPRAINSVIARIALFYVGSLVLLGLLLPYTAFHAGESPFVTFFSKLGVNGAGSVMNLVVLTAAFSSLNAGLYSTGRILRSMAMNGSAPKVASRMSSSGVPYVGILATGAIALIGVGLNALVPDKAFEIVLNMSALGTIFAWTAIILCQLQLWRWSRVGKAERPSFRLIGAPYTSIATLVFLAAVVVLMAASDDDVQRFAVLAMVCVMLPALVAGWFLARRKVLAVATERLGYTGQFPVLAERPLQNEAGEHANPAGVDSGSAEPAKPNESGEPESQADSDKK from the coding sequence ATGACAACTGTTCGACCTCCTTCGGAGGCGACGGCGCCAACGGACGCGCTGCATGCCGAGGATGCGGGCTATCACAAATCGCTGCGCCCGCGGCAGCTGCAGATGATCGCCATCGGCGGCGCCATCGGTACCGGACTGTTTCTCGGTGCGGCCGGTCGCCTGCACGACGCGGGCCCGGGTCTGTTCCTGGTCTACGCGGTCTGTGGAATCTTCGTATTCTTCATCCTGCGAGCGCTCGGCGAGCTGGTGCTGCACCGCCCCTCCTCGGGATCGTTCGTCTCCTACGCCCGCGAGTTCTACGGGGAGAAGCTGGCTTTCGGCGTCGGCTGGATGTACTTCTTCCACTGGTGTATGACCGGGATCGTAGACATCACCGCGATCGCCACGTATGTCCACTACTGGGGAGGTACACGCAGTATTCCGCAGTGGGCGATCGCGCTGGTCGCCCTGGCGATCGTGGTCGGCATCAACCTGATCTCGGTGAAATGGTTCGGTGAGCTCGAGTTCTGGGCGGCACTGATCAAGGTGGTCGCGCTGGTCGCGTTCCTGATCGCCGGCGTCGTCATCCTGGGTGGGCGTTTCGAGGTGGACGGCCAGACCACCGGCCCGAGCCTGCTCTCCGCGCACGGCGGTCTGTTCCCGACCGGACTCCTGCCGCTGGTCACCGTCACCACCGGTGTCGTCTTCGCCTACGCCGCGGTCGAATTGATCGGCACCGCCGCGGGTGAGGCCGAGAACCCGGAGAAGATCATGCCGCGCGCGATCAATTCGGTGATCGCCCGTATCGCGTTGTTCTACGTCGGTTCGCTGGTTCTGCTCGGACTGCTGTTGCCCTACACCGCCTTCCACGCCGGTGAGAGCCCGTTCGTCACCTTCTTCTCCAAGCTGGGTGTGAACGGCGCCGGGTCCGTCATGAACCTCGTCGTGCTGACCGCCGCGTTCTCGAGCCTGAACGCCGGGCTGTATTCCACAGGTCGCATCCTGCGCTCGATGGCGATGAACGGCAGTGCTCCCAAGGTGGCCTCGCGGATGTCGAGTTCCGGTGTGCCGTATGTGGGTATCCTCGCCACCGGCGCCATCGCGCTGATCGGCGTCGGGCTCAACGCGCTCGTGCCGGACAAGGCGTTCGAGATCGTGCTGAACATGTCGGCGCTGGGCACCATCTTCGCGTGGACCGCGATCATCCTGTGCCAGTTGCAGCTGTGGCGCTGGTCGCGGGTCGGCAAGGCGGAGCGTCCGTCGTTCCGGCTGATCGGTGCTCCGTACACCAGCATCGCGACGCTGGTCTTCCTGGCCGCGGTCGTGGTCCTGATGGCCGCCAGCGATGACGATGTGCAGCGCTTCGCGGTCCTCGCGATGGTCTGCGTGATGTTGCCGGCGCTGGTCGCGGGGTGGTTCCTGGCGCGCCGGAAGGTGCTGGCGGTGGCCACCGAGCGGCTCGGCTACACCGGGCAGTTCCCGGTGCTGGCCGAGCGTCCGCTGCAGAACGAGGCCGGTGAGCACGCGAACCCGGCCGGCGTCGATTCCGGGTCCGCGGAACCGGCGAAGCCGAACGAGTCCGGGGAACCGGAATCACAGGCCGACTCCGACAAGAAATGA